One genomic region from Thermodesulfobacteriota bacterium encodes:
- a CDS encoding type IV pili twitching motility protein PilT translates to MVTMQELLSQMYEKGASDLHVTTGVAPTIRVDGSLVPLPYEPLMPQDTKRLCYSILTESQKQRFEEDWELDLSFGVKGLSRFRANIYMQRGACAGAF, encoded by the coding sequence GATGTACGAGAAGGGGGCGTCCGACCTCCACGTAACCACGGGGGTCGCGCCGACGATCCGCGTGGACGGAAGCCTGGTGCCGCTCCCGTACGAGCCGCTGATGCCGCAGGACACCAAGCGCCTCTGCTACAGCATCCTGACCGAGTCGCAGAAGCAGCGTTTCGAGGAGGACTGGGAGCTCGACCTGTCGTTCGGCGTCAAGGGGCTGAGCCGCTTCCGGGCGAACATCTACATGCAGCGCGGCGCCTGCGCGGGGGCGTTCC